A section of the Pseudomonas lini genome encodes:
- a CDS encoding MFS transporter codes for MSLNVLEAGASPSVSHDAEKALVRKVAWRLMPLIMVCYLFAFFDRINISFAKFQLQTDLSLSDTAYGLGAGLFVVGYVIFEVPSNMMLYKVGARRWIARIMMSWGIATAAMVFVNSEWQFYALRFVIGAMEAGFAPGVLYYLTLWFPQHYRGRITSMLFLASAFAGLVGAPFSGLVLQHLDGVLDMRGWHWLFLLGGVPCIGLGLLVLTLLKDRIEDAHWLTSSEKTLLASRIAHHEPHKSGGSLLAALRIPGFLMLGLIYFLIQVASYGLNFWAPQLIRSAGTESPVMIGLLTAIPYICGAISMVVIGRLSDATGERRKFVAGLVAVGAVGFFSAGIFANHTTFLIVALGLLGAGIIASIPSFWTLPPKLLAGAGAGAAGGIAVINTLGQFGGIVSPVMVGRIKDLTGSTTPALYVIGVAALIAAALLLWGLPQKLRTLDKF; via the coding sequence ATGAGCCTCAATGTACTGGAGGCGGGCGCGAGCCCGTCCGTTAGCCACGATGCCGAAAAAGCCCTGGTCCGCAAAGTCGCCTGGCGACTGATGCCGCTGATCATGGTTTGCTATCTGTTCGCGTTTTTCGACCGCATCAACATCAGCTTTGCCAAGTTCCAGTTGCAGACCGACCTGAGCCTGAGCGACACCGCTTATGGCCTCGGCGCCGGGCTGTTTGTGGTCGGTTACGTGATCTTCGAAGTGCCGAGCAACATGATGCTCTACAAGGTCGGGGCGCGGCGCTGGATCGCCCGGATCATGATGTCTTGGGGTATCGCCACCGCGGCCATGGTCTTCGTCAACAGCGAATGGCAGTTCTACGCTCTGCGCTTTGTGATCGGTGCGATGGAAGCGGGTTTCGCGCCGGGCGTGCTGTACTACCTGACGCTGTGGTTCCCGCAGCACTACCGCGGGCGCATCACCTCGATGCTGTTTCTCGCGTCGGCGTTTGCCGGGCTGGTTGGCGCACCGTTCTCCGGGCTGGTGCTGCAACACCTGGATGGCGTCCTTGATATGCGCGGCTGGCATTGGCTGTTTCTGCTCGGTGGCGTGCCTTGCATCGGCCTCGGTTTGTTGGTGCTGACCTTGCTCAAGGACCGCATCGAAGACGCCCATTGGCTGACGTCGTCGGAGAAGACACTGCTCGCCAGCCGTATCGCTCACCACGAACCCCACAAGAGCGGAGGTTCCTTGCTGGCTGCGCTGCGAATTCCAGGTTTCCTGATGCTGGGGTTGATCTACTTTCTGATTCAAGTAGCGTCTTACGGCCTGAATTTCTGGGCACCGCAACTGATCCGCAGTGCCGGCACCGAGAGTCCGGTGATGATCGGTTTGTTGACCGCCATCCCCTACATCTGCGGCGCCATCAGCATGGTGGTGATCGGGCGGTTGTCCGATGCCACCGGCGAGCGGCGTAAGTTTGTTGCAGGTCTGGTGGCGGTGGGCGCGGTGGGGTTCTTCAGCGCAGGGATCTTCGCTAACCACACGACTTTCCTGATTGTCGCTCTGGGGTTGCTCGGTGCCGGAATCATCGCCTCGATCCCCAGCTTCTGGACCCTGCCGCCAAAACTGCTGGCCGGTGCGGGCGCAGGTGCCGCTGGCGGGATCGCGGTGATCAACACCCTCGGCCAGTTCGGTGGGATCGTCAGCCCGGTCATGGTCGGGCGAATCAAGGACCTGACCGGCAGCACCACCCCGGCCCTGTACGTCATCGGCGTTGCCGCGCTGATCGCCGCTGCGTTGTTGCTGTGGGGGTTGCCGCAGAAGCTGCGTACGCTCGATAAGTTCTGA
- the fos gene encoding fosfomycin resistance glutathione transferase: MLTGLNHLTLAVTDLNRSVAFYQDLLQLQLETTWDTGAYLSLPGLWLCLSLDPLRESTPAADYTHYAFSIGATDFPLFVERLRSANVQEWRDNRSEGSSFYFLDPDGHKLEAHVGDMASRLAACRQRPYAGMKFFDDR, encoded by the coding sequence ATGCTAACCGGCCTCAACCACCTGACCCTCGCCGTCACCGACCTGAACCGCAGCGTGGCGTTCTATCAAGATCTGCTGCAACTCCAGCTAGAAACCACGTGGGACACCGGCGCCTATCTCTCATTACCCGGTCTGTGGCTGTGCCTTTCTCTCGATCCGCTACGCGAATCCACGCCCGCCGCTGACTACACCCATTACGCCTTCAGTATTGGCGCTACGGACTTCCCGTTGTTCGTCGAACGCCTGCGATCTGCCAACGTGCAGGAATGGCGGGACAACCGCAGCGAAGGCTCGTCGTTCTATTTTCTTGATCCGGACGGGCACAAGCTTGAGGCGCATGTCGGGGATATGGCGTCGCGGCTAGCGGCGTGTCGGCAACGGCCGTATGCGGGGATGAAGTTCTTCGACGATCGTTAA
- a CDS encoding DUF4142 domain-containing protein: protein MSRMATRLRNASFVTLLGLFANSAFAQSAAEFINEASAKGMADIEASRLAHQKTESKEVKDYTIVVINDLTTANQHLAKIAKQLDLPVAPREEVMDKAKALMPEVKDDASFDQAYAASQVKTTQETIEQLQQQAQTTDVPQIKAFAEETLPKLQNHLQMARALQASR, encoded by the coding sequence ATGAGCCGGATGGCCACCCGTTTACGCAATGCCAGTTTTGTCACGTTGCTGGGTCTGTTTGCCAACAGTGCCTTTGCCCAGTCAGCCGCCGAATTCATCAACGAGGCGTCGGCCAAAGGCATGGCCGACATCGAAGCCAGTCGCCTGGCGCACCAGAAAACCGAGTCCAAGGAGGTCAAGGATTACACCATCGTGGTAATCAACGACCTCACCACCGCCAACCAGCATCTGGCGAAAATTGCCAAGCAACTCGATTTACCGGTCGCGCCACGCGAAGAGGTGATGGACAAGGCCAAAGCCTTGATGCCGGAGGTGAAGGACGATGCGTCCTTCGATCAGGCGTACGCCGCCAGTCAGGTGAAAACCACCCAAGAAACCATCGAGCAGCTTCAACAACAAGCGCAGACCACGGACGTGCCGCAAATCAAAGCGTTCGCCGAAGAAACCCTGCCCAAACTGCAAAACCATCTGCAAATGGCCAGGGCCCTGCAAGCCAGTCGCTAG
- a CDS encoding inclusion body family protein, translating into MSRVTDVLVSIDTETILKNYPNISTNPAAPTMIDVNHVYMVTNQNNVVSGQAGGELNLKAQVGDLIRWRETSLSLGFEQAVIFYKFVGNAGNELISTPTPRKATASFAVPNTSNPSVPSCQKVDNHYWSSETLACGSVTYHFQFLIVNRDCQIIGCCTWDPFITIRN; encoded by the coding sequence ATGTCTCGAGTCACGGATGTACTTGTTTCCATCGACACCGAAACCATTCTGAAGAACTACCCGAACATCAGCACAAACCCTGCTGCGCCGACGATGATCGACGTCAATCATGTGTACATGGTGACCAATCAGAACAACGTGGTGAGCGGCCAGGCCGGTGGCGAGCTCAACTTGAAAGCCCAGGTAGGCGATTTGATTCGCTGGCGTGAAACCAGCCTGTCGCTGGGCTTCGAGCAAGCAGTGATTTTCTACAAGTTCGTCGGCAACGCAGGCAACGAGTTGATCTCTACGCCCACGCCACGCAAGGCTACCGCCTCCTTTGCAGTCCCGAACACCAGCAATCCGTCGGTGCCCAGCTGCCAGAAGGTCGATAACCACTACTGGTCTTCGGAAACCCTTGCCTGCGGCAGCGTGACCTATCACTTCCAGTTTCTGATCGTGAATCGCGACTGCCAGATCATCGGCTGCTGCACATGGGATCCGTTCATTACCATCCGTAACTGA
- a CDS encoding diguanylate cyclase domain-containing protein gives MESRNSAPLASYIDLLLDAVCAVDKQGRFVFVSAACERIFGYTPDELIGQPMIDLVHPADRQRTLDAAREIMEGEPKLNFENRYLRKDGRVVHILWSARWSEVDQLRIAVARDITERKQAESRQAALYAISEAAHAAEDLLALFKRIHSIIGEWLPALNFSVALYDEHCAQLNFPYHVDDCEPQPEEPGTVTGRLCSEVIRSGLPILLTPDQDNPPAGFAALVAGQDSPCWLGVPLSSQNGTIGALIVKSVPGGERYTEQDKELLQYVCAQVATAIERKQLHARLQRMAQYDQLTQLPNRELLRERLKASLALAREDSGRMALLYVDLDRFKQVNDTHGHAVGDMLLQAVANRIKGCVRETDTVARIGGDEFVVLLHSLHAAEDAEKVAGKIRQVLVQPLRLDGHNLNIQPSIGVARYPEHGTEENQLFRHADEAMYSAKRQQHLRFEA, from the coding sequence ATGGAAAGCAGAAATTCCGCCCCACTGGCGAGCTACATCGACCTCTTGCTGGACGCCGTCTGTGCGGTGGACAAACAAGGTCGCTTCGTATTTGTCAGCGCGGCCTGCGAGCGTATTTTCGGTTACACCCCCGACGAGCTGATCGGTCAGCCGATGATCGACCTGGTGCATCCCGCCGACCGACAGCGCACCCTCGACGCCGCGCGGGAGATCATGGAGGGCGAGCCCAAGCTCAACTTTGAAAATCGTTACCTGCGCAAGGACGGCCGGGTGGTGCATATTCTTTGGTCGGCGCGCTGGTCGGAGGTCGATCAGCTGCGCATTGCCGTGGCGCGCGACATCACCGAGCGCAAACAGGCCGAGTCCCGGCAAGCGGCGCTGTACGCAATCTCCGAAGCAGCCCACGCGGCGGAAGATCTGCTGGCGCTGTTCAAACGCATCCATTCGATCATCGGCGAATGGCTCCCAGCGTTGAATTTCTCTGTGGCGCTGTATGACGAGCACTGCGCGCAGCTGAATTTTCCCTATCACGTCGACGACTGTGAACCGCAACCCGAGGAGCCCGGGACGGTGACCGGGCGTCTTTGCAGTGAAGTGATTCGCAGCGGCTTGCCGATTCTGCTGACCCCGGATCAGGACAATCCGCCGGCGGGATTTGCGGCGCTGGTCGCGGGCCAGGATTCGCCCTGCTGGCTGGGCGTGCCATTGAGTTCGCAGAACGGCACCATTGGCGCGCTGATCGTTAAAAGCGTACCGGGCGGCGAGCGTTACACCGAGCAAGACAAGGAACTGCTGCAGTATGTTTGCGCTCAGGTCGCGACCGCTATCGAGCGCAAGCAATTGCATGCCCGGCTCCAGCGCATGGCCCAGTACGACCAACTGACTCAGTTGCCCAATCGCGAATTACTGCGCGAACGCCTCAAGGCCTCACTGGCGCTGGCCCGGGAAGATTCCGGTCGAATGGCGTTGCTCTACGTCGACCTTGACCGCTTCAAGCAAGTCAACGATACCCACGGTCATGCGGTCGGCGACATGCTGCTGCAAGCGGTCGCCAATCGAATCAAGGGCTGCGTGCGCGAAACCGACACTGTGGCGCGTATCGGCGGTGATGAATTTGTCGTGTTGTTGCACAGCCTCCACGCCGCGGAAGACGCCGAGAAAGTGGCGGGTAAAATCCGCCAGGTACTGGTTCAGCCCCTGCGCCTGGATGGGCATAACCTGAATATTCAACCGAGCATCGGCGTTGCGCGCTACCCCGAACATGGGACCGAAGAAAATCAGTTGTTCAGGCATGCCGATGAGGCGATGTACAGCGCCAAACGCCAACAGCACCTGCGCTTCGAGGCCTGA
- a CDS encoding AidA/PixA family protein, with product MTSEPITSPSAGAVIASSVLLIVDAESLLSHYPQPSLELQNPTVIEDGFIFPVTSSTTTQSTENDSKITLTASNGKIFHIRGRTVSLLAEHTVVFHDLTVDDAGALSPPKLIVHSGQTVPAPDPANPTQPGSHSADDHYWECSQLSTGVTACELNFMLINQRCEVLGYFSWKTEVTLSA from the coding sequence ATGACTTCCGAACCGATTACCTCCCCTTCGGCGGGCGCCGTGATAGCCAGTAGTGTGCTTCTGATTGTCGATGCCGAATCGTTGCTTTCACACTATCCGCAACCCAGTCTTGAATTGCAGAACCCGACTGTGATTGAAGATGGTTTCATCTTCCCCGTGACTAGTAGCACGACGACACAAAGTACTGAAAATGACAGTAAAATAACGCTGACAGCCAGCAACGGAAAGATCTTCCATATCCGCGGTAGAACCGTCAGCCTGCTGGCCGAACATACGGTGGTATTTCACGACCTGACGGTGGACGATGCCGGGGCCCTTTCGCCGCCCAAACTGATAGTTCACAGCGGCCAGACAGTCCCCGCGCCCGACCCCGCCAACCCGACCCAGCCTGGCAGCCACAGCGCCGATGATCATTATTGGGAGTGTTCGCAACTGAGCACGGGCGTGACAGCCTGCGAACTGAACTTCATGCTGATCAACCAGCGCTGTGAAGTGTTGGGGTACTTCAGCTGGAAGACTGAGGTGACGTTGTCGGCATGA
- a CDS encoding type I restriction endonuclease, producing the protein MEFFEKLASLAAKVRLQSAAIQTEEATKNAFVMPFISTVLGYDVFDPSEVTPEFVCDIGTKKGEKIDYAIMKEGEVQILIECKKIGESLHINHASQLFRYFHVTSARISILTNGQVYKFFTDLDAPNKMDEKPFLELDLLDIDEYSVPELIKLTKSAFDVDSIINAAGELKYVSQIKKVIASQVIKPDDDFVKVFASRVYDGVITQKVREQFHELTRKAVVQFLNDQINDRLKSAMSGAIQPALASRSVPAGGSDPTDQRDESEDKVLTTLEELEGYHIVRAVVRSVVDAKRIVQRDTQSYFGILLDDNNRKPICRLHFNRSQKYIGIFDEEKNETRHPIGSVDEIYDYSDHLKKTVGYYD; encoded by the coding sequence ATGGAATTCTTTGAGAAGTTAGCGAGCCTAGCCGCCAAGGTTCGTTTGCAAAGCGCTGCAATTCAGACGGAGGAGGCGACCAAGAATGCTTTCGTCATGCCCTTCATCAGTACGGTGCTGGGCTACGATGTCTTTGATCCAAGTGAAGTGACTCCAGAATTCGTTTGCGATATTGGAACGAAAAAAGGAGAAAAAATTGACTACGCAATCATGAAGGAAGGAGAGGTACAGATTCTCATCGAGTGCAAAAAAATAGGCGAGTCGCTACACATCAATCACGCCTCCCAGCTATTTCGCTATTTTCATGTCACCAGCGCACGAATCTCTATTCTCACCAACGGCCAGGTCTATAAATTTTTCACCGACCTGGATGCGCCCAACAAGATGGATGAGAAACCGTTTCTTGAACTCGATCTTCTGGACATCGATGAGTACTCCGTCCCCGAACTGATCAAGCTCACCAAGTCTGCATTCGACGTGGATTCGATCATCAATGCTGCAGGTGAGCTGAAATATGTCAGTCAGATCAAAAAGGTCATTGCTTCGCAGGTCATCAAACCTGATGACGACTTTGTAAAAGTCTTCGCCTCCCGAGTGTACGACGGGGTCATAACTCAGAAAGTCCGTGAGCAGTTCCACGAGCTGACGAGGAAAGCAGTCGTGCAGTTTCTCAATGATCAGATCAATGACCGACTCAAATCAGCTATGAGTGGTGCCATTCAGCCTGCGCTGGCATCGAGATCGGTTCCTGCCGGCGGCAGTGATCCGACAGATCAGCGTGACGAATCAGAGGATAAAGTGCTGACGACCCTGGAAGAATTGGAGGGTTATCACATTGTCCGTGCGGTGGTTCGTTCGGTTGTAGACGCAAAACGGATAGTGCAGCGCGATACGCAAAGCTATTTTGGGATCTTGCTTGATGACAATAATCGCAAGCCGATTTGTCGCCTTCATTTCAATCGTTCACAAAAGTACATTGGGATTTTTGACGAAGAAAAAAATGAAACGCGGCATCCGATTGGCTCGGTTGATGAGATTTACGATTATTCGGATCACTTGAAGAAGACAGTTGGGTACTACGACTGA
- a CDS encoding low affinity iron permease family protein, whose amino-acid sequence MKFAKIAQKLSLWAGLPRTFLGAIILIILWGLSGPIFHFNDTWQLIINTSTTIITFLMVFLIQNTQNRDTDILHLKIDELLRVTKEAQNAMLGLESLDLKQLEELRKKYRQLGEGEKIPLDGTVVPETKKQD is encoded by the coding sequence ATGAAATTCGCAAAAATTGCACAGAAACTCTCCCTGTGGGCCGGCCTGCCCCGGACATTTCTGGGGGCGATCATTCTGATTATCCTGTGGGGTTTGAGCGGGCCGATTTTTCATTTCAACGATACCTGGCAGCTAATCATCAACACGTCGACCACCATCATCACCTTCCTGATGGTGTTCCTGATCCAGAACACCCAGAACCGCGACACGGACATTTTGCACTTGAAGATCGATGAGTTATTGCGAGTAACGAAAGAAGCGCAGAACGCTATGCTGGGGCTCGAATCGCTGGATCTCAAACAGTTGGAAGAATTGAGAAAGAAATATCGCCAACTCGGCGAGGGCGAGAAGATTCCCCTGGACGGCACTGTTGTCCCGGAAACAAAGAAACAGGATTGA
- a CDS encoding LysE family translocator, producing the protein MTPSLLMAVLASGFIYGITPGPGVLAVFGIGAARGRRAGAGFLCGHLLGDVVWCSTALIAIVGAREIGSTAFDVLGVFSGLYLFWLGLRAVRARRGSAEAPQGPARQPFWHGIMFGLTNPKAYPVAVATFTALLSSRAELLHWSMLPWLIVLSFIGGLMAYAILIGIVGARQVRTLYQRHELAITRLCGVMFIGFAINALVHALPGLVTNKA; encoded by the coding sequence ATGACTCCATCGCTGCTAATGGCCGTTCTTGCCTCGGGCTTCATTTATGGCATCACGCCGGGGCCGGGTGTGCTGGCGGTGTTTGGCATCGGCGCGGCGCGCGGGCGGCGGGCCGGAGCGGGGTTTCTGTGCGGGCATTTGCTGGGCGACGTGGTCTGGTGCAGTACGGCGCTGATCGCGATTGTCGGTGCGCGGGAAATCGGCAGCACCGCGTTCGATGTGCTGGGCGTATTCAGTGGGCTGTACCTGTTCTGGCTGGGCCTGCGGGCGGTTCGGGCTCGCCGCGGCAGTGCCGAAGCTCCTCAAGGCCCGGCGCGGCAGCCGTTCTGGCACGGCATCATGTTCGGTTTGACCAACCCCAAGGCATATCCGGTGGCGGTGGCGACCTTTACTGCGCTGCTGTCCAGCCGTGCAGAATTGCTGCATTGGTCGATGCTGCCATGGTTGATCGTCTTGAGCTTCATTGGTGGCCTTATGGCCTACGCTATCCTCATAGGCATCGTCGGTGCGCGTCAGGTGCGCACGTTGTATCAGCGCCATGAACTGGCGATTACCCGGTTGTGCGGGGTAATGTTCATCGGTTTTGCCATCAATGCCCTGGTGCATGCGCTGCCGGGGCTGGTGACGAACAAGGCTTGA
- a CDS encoding KGG domain-containing protein, with protein MPTSKNPSPGSAHDRTKASEAGRKGGKTTTTTVDKDSAKGGMGRKGGQKSR; from the coding sequence ATGCCAACTTCAAAAAATCCGAGTCCGGGTAGTGCCCATGATCGAACGAAGGCGTCTGAAGCCGGTCGCAAAGGTGGGAAAACCACCACGACGACCGTTGATAAAGACTCCGCGAAAGGCGGCATGGGCCGCAAAGGTGGTCAGAAATCCCGGTAA